Proteins co-encoded in one Bacillus kexueae genomic window:
- a CDS encoding (S)-benzoin forming benzil reductase, whose translation MNYYIITGISKGLGEALVREVMKTDAVIIGISRNENKALKEEAKKYNTPYHFVEGDLAKVDMLNALFQRVIEKVDLASASSITFIQNAGVVEPIKRVGKMDEEQLTTSVHVNYLAPMMLANAFANWTQSFNGKKTVVHVTSGAANRPMHGWSAYGSTKAGLDLFTKSFALEQENEENPIQVIGFSPGIMDTSMQETIRSSDQENFQALETFKSYYKEGQLRSPQIVAEKLMELLKSQIISGEIYHIRELL comes from the coding sequence ATGAATTACTACATTATTACAGGTATTTCAAAAGGATTAGGAGAAGCGCTTGTTCGAGAAGTAATGAAGACTGATGCTGTGATTATTGGGATCTCAAGAAATGAAAACAAAGCACTTAAAGAAGAAGCGAAGAAGTATAATACACCTTATCATTTTGTTGAAGGAGATTTAGCAAAAGTTGATATGTTGAATGCTCTTTTTCAACGTGTGATAGAAAAAGTGGACTTAGCTTCAGCATCTTCCATAACGTTTATCCAAAACGCTGGTGTTGTTGAACCGATTAAGCGGGTTGGAAAGATGGATGAAGAGCAGTTGACAACGAGTGTTCATGTGAATTATCTTGCTCCGATGATGTTAGCGAACGCCTTTGCTAATTGGACTCAATCGTTTAATGGAAAGAAGACAGTCGTTCATGTAACTTCTGGAGCTGCTAATCGCCCAATGCACGGATGGAGCGCGTATGGAAGTACAAAGGCTGGTCTAGATTTATTTACAAAATCTTTTGCACTTGAACAGGAAAACGAGGAGAACCCGATACAAGTTATTGGATTTTCTCCAGGAATTATGGATACTTCCATGCAAGAAACAATTCGTTCATCTGATCAAGAAAACTTTCAAGCGCTGGAGACATTCAAAAGCTATTATAAGGAAGGACAGCTTCGTTCACCGCAAATTGTGGCAGAGAAGTTAATGGAACTTTTAAAATCACAAATTATAAGTGGAGAAATTTATCATATTCGTGAATTATTGTAG
- a CDS encoding alanine/glycine:cation symporter family protein — MDMLNKISGLLWGTPSLILLFGTGLFLTVVLKGLQFRRLKYAFELGFTNRHESKEAEGDVSNFKALMTALAATIGNGNIAGVATAVTLGGPGAIFWMWIVGLLGMATKYAEALLAMKYRVKNDKGEFSSGPMYYVERGLGKKFRFLAIAFAGFGAFAALGIGNSVQSNTIADVVHDSFGINGWVTGIVLAVLTALIVFGGIQRISTVAGFFVPIMAVLYIGGAIIILAVNVDQIIPAFGIIFHYAFNPVAATGGFAGIVVMEAVRSGVSRGIFSNEAGLGTAALIAGNAKAEHPVKQALVAMTGTFIVTIIVCTMTGLVLVITGFWDATGGLISGVTHDPSLDGGALTSAAFSAVLGKAGEYIVAFSVIFFGFSTIVGWYVYGEKCFEYLVGTKGILGYRFVYILACGLGAVANLSLVWAFADVANALMMIPNLVALLLLWKVVVNETNDYFENHYRKTEWKRAS, encoded by the coding sequence ATGGACATGCTAAACAAAATAAGTGGACTGTTATGGGGAACCCCCAGTTTGATTCTATTATTTGGAACGGGGTTATTTCTAACAGTCGTTTTGAAAGGATTACAGTTTAGAAGATTGAAATATGCATTTGAACTTGGATTCACGAATAGGCATGAGTCGAAGGAAGCTGAAGGCGATGTTAGTAACTTTAAAGCTTTGATGACAGCGCTTGCGGCAACAATTGGAAATGGAAATATTGCTGGGGTTGCCACAGCTGTCACGTTAGGAGGACCAGGAGCGATCTTTTGGATGTGGATCGTCGGTCTTCTAGGTATGGCTACGAAATATGCTGAAGCCCTATTGGCGATGAAATATCGTGTTAAAAATGACAAAGGTGAATTCTCAAGTGGTCCCATGTATTATGTCGAGAGAGGACTAGGAAAGAAGTTTCGCTTTTTAGCGATTGCTTTTGCGGGCTTCGGTGCTTTTGCAGCGCTCGGGATTGGAAACAGTGTTCAATCGAATACAATTGCTGATGTTGTACATGATAGTTTTGGAATAAATGGATGGGTAACAGGGATTGTTCTAGCAGTATTAACCGCACTCATTGTTTTCGGTGGAATTCAACGAATCAGTACGGTAGCTGGATTTTTCGTTCCGATTATGGCAGTTCTATACATAGGTGGAGCAATCATTATTCTAGCTGTGAATGTTGATCAAATCATTCCAGCGTTTGGAATTATTTTTCATTATGCGTTTAATCCGGTGGCTGCAACAGGAGGATTTGCCGGTATTGTCGTAATGGAAGCTGTACGAAGTGGTGTATCGCGTGGAATTTTCTCTAATGAGGCAGGTTTAGGGACGGCGGCCCTCATTGCAGGGAATGCGAAAGCAGAGCATCCTGTTAAACAAGCACTCGTAGCTATGACAGGAACGTTCATCGTAACAATCATAGTTTGTACAATGACTGGTTTAGTATTAGTAATTACAGGTTTTTGGGATGCGACTGGCGGATTAATTTCTGGTGTTACACATGACCCAAGCCTTGATGGGGGAGCTTTAACTTCTGCTGCGTTCAGTGCCGTATTAGGAAAAGCGGGTGAATACATCGTTGCATTCTCGGTTATTTTCTTCGGTTTTTCAACTATTGTTGGTTGGTATGTTTATGGTGAAAAATGCTTCGAGTATTTAGTAGGTACGAAGGGTATTTTAGGATATCGCTTCGTCTACATACTTGCTTGTGGATTAGGCGCAGTAGCTAACTTGTCGCTCGTTTGGGCATTCGCAGACGTAGCGAACGCACTTATGATGATTCCGAACTTAGTGGCGCTACTTCTACTTTGGAAAGTGGTCGTGAATGAGACAAACGACTATTTCGAGAATCATTACCGAAAAACAGAATGGAAAAGAGCGAGTTAA
- a CDS encoding PucR family transcriptional regulator: MRDPFKYSFDRLEDIAERISEVLECPITIEDVNHRLLAYSTHDDCTDPARISTIIGRRVPEKVINSLWKDGVIPKLLETDEPVRVKQIDEVGLGDRVAISIWRNNEVLGFIWALEIKKTLSDEELELLKMAAQAVKNKLLNLHARKTKREERNQEFFWKLLTGHISNETEMQEGFHKVHVSIPSVYSVLICKLQTEITDSIEKQLQYLLETTQKVQTLLWTTDYDQVIMLIAPDEKQPLQDLKLFLQWTVTQLKERFMIQQVRTSIGGIYTNLSNIEKSYREALSVLSIKDRFPAETEDLDSYAELGIYQYLDLFYEKRKNDGFVNYSLNKLKEYDKKHHTNLVETLEVYLDHDSNVNAAAQKLNVHINTLSYRLKRIKQIAEIDLENPNHKMTMYLDMKVDKMHL, from the coding sequence ATGAGAGACCCCTTTAAATACAGTTTCGATCGATTAGAGGATATTGCTGAGAGAATTAGCGAGGTACTGGAATGTCCGATAACGATTGAGGATGTGAATCATCGCCTCCTTGCTTATAGTACACATGATGATTGTACGGACCCAGCTCGAATATCTACCATTATTGGACGTCGCGTCCCAGAAAAAGTCATCAATAGCTTATGGAAAGACGGAGTTATTCCTAAGCTCTTGGAAACAGACGAACCGGTCCGAGTGAAGCAAATTGATGAAGTAGGGCTTGGAGATCGAGTTGCGATTTCCATTTGGCGAAATAATGAGGTTCTTGGTTTTATCTGGGCACTTGAAATAAAGAAAACACTTTCAGACGAAGAGCTTGAGTTATTAAAAATGGCTGCTCAAGCTGTTAAAAATAAATTATTGAATCTTCATGCTCGTAAAACGAAACGAGAAGAACGAAATCAAGAGTTTTTTTGGAAGCTTTTAACTGGACATATCTCAAATGAAACTGAGATGCAAGAAGGCTTTCATAAAGTTCATGTTTCCATACCGTCAGTTTATTCCGTATTGATTTGCAAGCTTCAAACTGAGATTACCGATTCAATCGAAAAACAATTGCAATATTTATTAGAAACTACACAAAAAGTGCAAACGTTATTGTGGACGACAGACTATGACCAAGTCATCATGCTTATCGCACCGGATGAAAAGCAGCCACTCCAAGATTTAAAATTGTTTTTGCAATGGACCGTAACACAATTAAAGGAACGCTTTATGATCCAGCAAGTGCGGACAAGCATCGGTGGCATTTACACAAATTTATCGAATATCGAAAAAAGCTATCGAGAAGCACTTTCGGTATTATCAATTAAAGACCGCTTTCCAGCGGAGACAGAAGACCTAGATTCCTACGCTGAACTAGGGATTTATCAATATCTGGACCTTTTCTATGAAAAACGCAAGAATGATGGCTTTGTGAATTATTCACTAAATAAATTAAAAGAATATGATAAGAAACATCATACAAACTTAGTTGAGACATTAGAAGTTTATTTAGATCACGACAGCAATGTGAATGCAGCTGCCCAAAAACTCAATGTCCATATCAATACGCTTAGTTATAGGCTTAAACGAATAAAACAAATTGCCGAAATAGACCTAGAAAACCCAAACCATAAAATGACCATGTACTTAGATATGAAAGTAGACAAAATGCATTTGTGA
- the ald gene encoding alanine dehydrogenase, whose translation MIIGVPREIKNNENRVALTPAGVISFVNAGHKVLIEKDAGIGSGFTNEDYAQVGAEIIEDVKAVWAADMVMKVKEPLPEEYVYFREGLVLFTYLHLAAEPSLAKALKEKGVTAIAYETVTDGRTLPLLTPMSEVAGRMASQIGAQFLQKTNGGQGILLSGVPGVSRGKVTIIGGGVVGTNAAKIAIGLGADVTIIDLSADRLRQLDDIFGNSIQTLMSNPFNIARAVAEADLLIGAVLIPGAKAPKLVTEEMVKAMKPGSVIIDVAIDQGGIVETIDHVTTHDNPTYEKHGVVHYAVANMPGAVPRTSTIALTNVTVPYAVQMANKGVYKAIAENPALKAGVNVANGEITYEAVARDLGYDYVPVETALEKELANA comes from the coding sequence ATGATTATTGGTGTACCTCGTGAAATAAAAAATAACGAAAACCGTGTTGCGTTAACGCCAGCTGGTGTTATCTCATTTGTAAATGCTGGACATAAAGTATTAATTGAAAAAGATGCCGGTATTGGAAGCGGTTTCACTAACGAAGACTATGCACAAGTAGGTGCTGAAATTATTGAAGATGTTAAAGCTGTATGGGCAGCAGATATGGTCATGAAAGTAAAGGAGCCACTTCCTGAAGAATATGTGTATTTCCGTGAAGGATTAGTTTTATTCACTTATTTACACCTAGCAGCTGAACCGTCATTAGCGAAAGCGTTAAAAGAAAAAGGTGTTACTGCGATTGCTTATGAGACAGTAACAGATGGACGTACTTTACCATTATTAACACCTATGAGTGAAGTAGCAGGCCGTATGGCGTCTCAGATCGGTGCTCAATTCTTACAAAAAACAAATGGTGGACAAGGAATCTTATTATCTGGTGTTCCTGGTGTTAGCCGTGGAAAAGTAACGATTATTGGTGGTGGAGTTGTAGGAACAAACGCCGCTAAAATTGCAATCGGTTTAGGAGCAGACGTAACAATTATTGATTTAAGTGCTGATCGCTTACGTCAATTAGACGATATTTTTGGTAATAGCATTCAAACATTGATGTCAAACCCATTCAATATTGCTCGCGCTGTTGCTGAAGCAGACTTATTAATTGGAGCAGTATTAATTCCTGGTGCTAAAGCACCTAAGCTTGTCACAGAAGAAATGGTAAAAGCAATGAAACCAGGCTCTGTCATTATTGATGTAGCGATTGACCAAGGTGGTATCGTTGAGACAATCGACCACGTAACAACTCACGATAACCCAACTTACGAAAAACATGGTGTAGTTCATTATGCTGTAGCAAATATGCCTGGTGCAGTACCACGTACTTCTACAATCGCTTTAACTAACGTAACAGTTCCTTACGCGGTACAAATGGCGAACAAAGGTGTTTACAAAGCGATTGCTGAAAACCCTGCCTTAAAAGCTGGAGTAAACGTAGCAAACGGAGAAATCACTTACGAAGCAGTTGCTCGTGATTTAGGATATGATTACGTACCAGTTGAAACTGCGCTTGAAAAAGAATTAGCAAATGCCTAA
- a CDS encoding DUF6241 domain-containing protein: MWQLQGGTFGKATDILSKEEEEQYLEEFKNN; the protein is encoded by the coding sequence ATTTGGCAACTTCAAGGGGGAACGTTTGGAAAGGCAACCGATATACTCTCAAAAGAAGAAGAGGAACAATATTTAGAGGAATTTAAGAACAATTGA
- a CDS encoding Na+/H+ antiporter family protein → MNAVIIAVLVMLILSLVRVNVVFSLVIGAMVGGLVGGLSFASTITIFTEGLGGNATVALSYAALGAYAVAISKTGLPDAMVEMAIRLVGKNGEGRKRSLSKVLILLIILIISIFSQNVVPIHIAFIPVLIPPLLKVFNELQIDRRVVATVITFGLTAPYILLPVGFGAIYHQIIQENLGLNGLEVSLNAIPNAMLIPVGGMVLGLLVAVFISYRKPRVYGTTEVQNEEKQAYTRKGIIFAIASIIVSLAVQLYLSQQLGVNGMIIGALVGIIVIYASGVLRYGEADELLTSGMKMMAFIGFVMISASGFANVLKETGHISSLVAVSADMIGNQKSLAALLMLIVGLLITMGIGSSFSTIPIIATIFVPLCIQLGFSPMATIAIVGTAGALGDAGSPASDSTLGPTSGLNTDGRHNHIWDTCVPTFLHYNIPLILFGWIAAIML, encoded by the coding sequence ATGAATGCAGTCATCATAGCTGTTCTCGTCATGCTTATTTTAAGTTTAGTTCGAGTGAATGTAGTATTTTCTCTGGTTATTGGTGCAATGGTTGGAGGGCTTGTAGGAGGATTATCCTTCGCTTCGACTATTACAATATTTACTGAAGGTTTGGGGGGCAATGCCACGGTGGCCCTTAGTTATGCCGCGCTTGGTGCATACGCTGTAGCCATTTCGAAAACAGGTCTTCCTGACGCGATGGTTGAAATGGCCATTCGATTAGTTGGAAAAAACGGAGAAGGGCGTAAGAGATCATTATCAAAAGTACTTATTTTATTAATTATCTTAATTATTTCGATTTTTTCACAAAATGTTGTTCCAATCCATATTGCTTTTATTCCAGTTTTAATCCCGCCGTTATTAAAAGTGTTTAATGAATTGCAAATTGATCGTCGAGTAGTTGCAACTGTGATAACGTTTGGGTTAACTGCTCCTTATATTTTGCTACCGGTTGGATTCGGAGCAATTTATCATCAAATTATTCAAGAGAATTTAGGGTTGAATGGACTTGAAGTTTCGTTAAATGCGATTCCGAATGCGATGTTAATACCGGTAGGAGGGATGGTCCTCGGCTTACTCGTAGCTGTATTTATTTCTTACCGGAAACCGAGAGTTTATGGGACGACAGAGGTACAAAATGAAGAAAAACAAGCCTATACGAGAAAAGGAATTATTTTTGCAATCGCTTCGATTATTGTTTCATTAGCGGTGCAGTTATATTTATCTCAACAACTAGGTGTAAATGGGATGATTATTGGCGCATTAGTTGGAATCATTGTTATTTATGCAAGTGGCGTTCTTCGTTATGGGGAAGCGGATGAATTATTAACAAGTGGAATGAAAATGATGGCTTTCATCGGCTTTGTTATGATTTCAGCGTCTGGATTTGCCAATGTTTTAAAAGAAACTGGCCATATCAGTTCACTTGTAGCAGTGTCTGCTGATATGATAGGAAATCAAAAATCACTAGCTGCACTATTAATGTTAATTGTTGGGTTATTGATTACGATGGGAATTGGATCTTCCTTCTCGACTATTCCAATTATCGCGACAATTTTCGTGCCATTATGTATTCAGCTTGGCTTCAGCCCGATGGCAACTATTGCAATCGTTGGGACAGCGGGTGCGCTCGGAGATGCTGGTTCACCTGCTTCCGATAGTACATTGGGACCAACTTCAGGATTAAACACAGATGGCCGTCATAATCACATTTGGGATACATGTGTTCCTACGTTTCTACATTACAATATTCCGCTCATTCTTTTTGGTTGGATAGCGGCTATCATGTTATAA
- a CDS encoding leucyl aminopeptidase yields MITFEKTLSKQEMDTLVVGIFQQTQLLEGVLKDINEQLDGYLSALLKSGDISTKLKKLTSVYTLGKLPVKRLLFVGLGKKQEWKREKAQEAFAKVFQSIQEERKEEVAFLLDSFVNDHVPSTEVSYIAGETYALSTYKVKDYKNKSNVPEKELKAIVLISKEDHSDLDDAFQTGLVYGKGTNSARTLVNMPSNLLTATELARYASQLAEKYDFELEILEKETMQELGMGGILAVNQGSVEPPKMIVLKYKGKKEWENAIGLVGKGITYDSGGYSIKPKNGLMNMKTDMAGAAAVLGAMEIIGELEPEQNVVAVIPATDNMISGSAMTPDTVITTMSGKTVEILNTDAEGRLALADAIYYAKQHKATSIIDVATLTGGVVVALGTHTTGAMTNNEALFEQILEASAQTGEQVWRLPIFEKDRDRVRNSQMADLNNSPGREGHAIMAGAFLEAFTDGTPWVHLDIAGTATVNSNGLLGPKGATGVMTRTLALFVEQYEG; encoded by the coding sequence ATGATTACGTTTGAAAAAACATTATCTAAACAAGAGATGGACACATTAGTAGTAGGTATTTTTCAACAAACTCAATTACTAGAGGGTGTTTTAAAAGACATAAATGAGCAATTAGACGGCTATTTATCTGCTTTATTAAAATCGGGTGATATTTCAACGAAGTTGAAAAAACTAACGAGTGTATATACTCTTGGAAAACTTCCTGTGAAGAGATTATTATTTGTTGGACTTGGTAAAAAACAAGAGTGGAAGAGAGAAAAAGCGCAAGAAGCATTTGCGAAAGTGTTCCAATCCATTCAAGAGGAAAGAAAAGAAGAAGTAGCCTTTCTGCTTGATTCGTTCGTTAACGACCACGTACCCTCAACAGAGGTGTCTTACATAGCTGGTGAAACATATGCTCTATCTACTTACAAAGTGAAGGATTATAAAAATAAATCCAATGTACCAGAAAAGGAATTAAAGGCGATTGTTCTTATTTCAAAAGAAGACCATTCGGATTTAGATGATGCATTTCAAACAGGCCTCGTTTATGGAAAAGGAACAAATTCAGCCCGAACATTAGTAAATATGCCAAGTAATTTATTGACAGCAACAGAGCTAGCACGTTACGCATCGCAGTTAGCAGAAAAGTATGACTTTGAACTCGAAATACTTGAAAAAGAAACGATGCAAGAGCTCGGAATGGGAGGGATTTTAGCTGTAAACCAAGGGTCTGTAGAACCACCGAAAATGATTGTATTAAAATACAAAGGAAAAAAAGAGTGGGAAAATGCTATTGGTCTTGTTGGAAAGGGGATTACATATGATTCAGGGGGCTACTCAATCAAACCGAAAAACGGTCTAATGAATATGAAAACAGATATGGCTGGGGCAGCTGCTGTTTTAGGAGCGATGGAGATTATTGGTGAATTAGAACCAGAGCAAAACGTGGTGGCAGTTATTCCTGCAACAGATAATATGATTAGCGGTAGCGCAATGACTCCTGATACAGTCATTACAACCATGAGCGGCAAAACGGTTGAAATATTGAATACAGATGCTGAAGGACGGCTCGCATTAGCAGATGCTATATATTATGCGAAACAGCATAAAGCCACTTCCATTATTGATGTTGCAACTTTAACAGGTGGTGTCGTTGTTGCATTAGGGACACATACGACAGGAGCCATGACAAATAATGAAGCGTTATTTGAGCAAATTTTAGAAGCTTCTGCGCAAACTGGAGAACAAGTTTGGCGCTTACCTATTTTTGAAAAAGATCGGGATCGTGTAAGGAATAGCCAAATGGCAGACTTAAACAACTCCCCTGGGCGAGAAGGACACGCGATTATGGCCGGTGCTTTCCTTGAGGCGTTTACAGATGGTACACCATGGGTCCATTTAGACATTGCTGGAACGGCAACAGTTAATAGCAATGGCTTATTAGGTCCAAAAGGAGCAACGGGGGTAATGACAAGAACACTCGCGTTGTTTGTGGAGCAATATGAAGGGTAA
- a CDS encoding DUF309 domain-containing protein encodes MEYYHFFVHFNEGDYYTCHDLLEEIWLRDRQNLFVKGLLHLSVALYHYSYGNLKGTTLMLTTAKQYLLPYRPFHWSLNINSILEFIENCLIIIPNDWDSVSYTKSKRLPRLPHLYLNLDAE; translated from the coding sequence ATGGAATATTATCATTTTTTCGTCCACTTTAATGAAGGAGATTATTACACTTGTCACGATTTATTAGAGGAAATATGGTTACGTGATCGGCAAAATCTATTTGTGAAAGGTTTATTACACCTTTCAGTTGCTCTTTATCATTACAGTTATGGAAACTTGAAAGGGACGACGCTCATGTTAACTACAGCCAAACAATACTTACTTCCGTATAGACCGTTTCATTGGTCGTTAAACATCAATTCTATTTTAGAATTTATAGAAAATTGTTTAATTATTATACCAAATGATTGGGACTCTGTCTCATACACTAAAAGTAAGCGATTACCACGACTTCCGCACCTATATTTAAATTTGGATGCTGAGTGA
- a CDS encoding divergent PAP2 family protein, with the protein MELLYNFPLLAALFSIFFAQFIKVPIQFIATRNLDWSLLTSTGGMPSSHSAAVTALSTAVALQHGLDSTIFAVAAVYAIITMFDATGVRRHAGEQATVLNKLVADFNRFVEEAKVWPQTGKLEKEKKLKELLGHQPIEVFFGGLTGILLTLVLYYLFIM; encoded by the coding sequence ATGGAATTACTGTATAATTTCCCTTTACTAGCAGCGCTATTCTCCATTTTTTTCGCTCAATTTATTAAAGTCCCGATACAATTTATTGCTACTCGAAATCTTGATTGGTCGCTATTAACAAGCACCGGCGGAATGCCGAGTTCACACTCTGCTGCAGTTACAGCTTTGTCTACTGCAGTGGCACTTCAGCATGGATTGGACTCAACAATTTTTGCTGTCGCAGCTGTATATGCCATTATTACGATGTTTGATGCCACAGGTGTTCGTCGTCATGCCGGAGAGCAAGCGACCGTTTTAAATAAGCTAGTAGCCGACTTTAATCGCTTTGTGGAAGAAGCGAAAGTTTGGCCGCAAACAGGGAAACTAGAAAAAGAAAAGAAACTGAAGGAATTGTTAGGTCATCAACCTATAGAAGTTTTTTTCGGTGGTTTAACAGGAATTTTATTAACGCTAGTGCTTTATTATCTTTTTATAATGTAG